In one Limosilactobacillus oris genomic region, the following are encoded:
- a CDS encoding amino acid permease has translation MKKSAPELRRSMTAGQMEMISLGGAIGVGLFMGATSTIKWTGPSVLLAYAFVGLILYIVMRALGEMIYVNPGTGSFADYATEYVHPLAGYLAKWANVFEYIVVGMSEVVAATEYLKYWWPHMHTWLAGIIIIIFLVLANLASAKAYGSLEFWFAMIKVITIIFMILLGFMVIFFGFGNGGHPTGFSNLWSHGGFFTGGVSGFFFSMSIIVGSYEGIELLGISAGEVADPQKAIVKSVKSVLFRILIFYIGAIFVIVTIYPWNQLSSVGSPFVSTFAKVGITAAASIINFVVLTAALSGANSGIYSSSRMLFKLAHEGDAPSIFGRLSKRVVPHAAILGISGGILIGFIIDIIASIYSKSTANMFVVVFSSSVLPGMIPWFVILLAELRFRHNNLDLMAQHPFKLPLYPFSNYFAFVMLIVIVIFMFINPDTRVSVIVGALVLIFAVVVYLLRHGFDRQRG, from the coding sequence ATGAAGAAATCTGCACCAGAATTACGGCGGTCAATGACTGCGGGCCAAATGGAAATGATTTCACTTGGTGGCGCCATCGGGGTCGGCCTTTTCATGGGGGCTACCTCGACGATTAAGTGGACGGGGCCGTCGGTTTTACTTGCCTATGCCTTTGTGGGCCTGATTTTATACATTGTGATGCGGGCACTGGGGGAGATGATCTACGTCAACCCAGGGACTGGCTCCTTTGCGGATTACGCGACCGAGTATGTCCACCCGCTGGCTGGTTACCTCGCCAAGTGGGCTAACGTGTTTGAGTACATTGTTGTCGGGATGTCTGAAGTGGTGGCGGCAACCGAGTACCTCAAGTACTGGTGGCCGCATATGCATACCTGGCTAGCCGGAATTATTATCATTATCTTCTTGGTTCTTGCCAACCTCGCCAGTGCAAAGGCCTACGGGTCGCTTGAATTCTGGTTCGCGATGATTAAGGTCATCACGATTATCTTTATGATTTTACTGGGCTTTATGGTAATCTTCTTTGGCTTCGGCAACGGTGGTCACCCGACTGGTTTTAGCAACCTGTGGTCCCACGGTGGTTTCTTCACCGGTGGGGTGTCCGGCTTCTTCTTCTCCATGTCAATCATTGTCGGTTCCTATGAGGGAATCGAACTCCTGGGGATTTCTGCCGGGGAGGTTGCCGACCCGCAAAAGGCCATTGTCAAGTCGGTTAAGTCAGTGCTTTTCCGGATTTTGATTTTCTACATTGGCGCAATCTTCGTGATTGTCACGATTTACCCTTGGAACCAGCTGAGCAGCGTTGGCTCACCATTCGTTTCTACCTTTGCCAAGGTTGGGATCACTGCTGCAGCGTCCATTATTAATTTCGTGGTCCTGACGGCTGCCCTGTCCGGTGCTAACTCGGGAATTTACAGTTCCAGCCGGATGCTCTTTAAGCTGGCCCATGAGGGGGACGCGCCAAGTATCTTTGGCCGCCTTTCCAAGCGGGTGGTCCCCCATGCGGCAATCCTGGGGATTTCAGGCGGGATCTTGATTGGTTTCATCATCGACATCATTGCCTCGATTTACAGCAAGTCCACGGCGAACATGTTCGTGGTCGTCTTTAGCTCGTCCGTTTTGCCGGGGATGATTCCGTGGTTCGTCATCCTACTGGCCGAATTGCGTTTCCGGCACAACAACCTTGACTTGATGGCACAGCACCCGTTCAAGCTGCCCCTGTACCCGTTCTCCAACTATTTCGCGTTTGTAATGTTAATCGTGATTGTAATCTTTATGTTCATCAACCCTGATACCCGGGTTTCCGTGATTGTCGGTGCGCTGGTTCTGATTTTCGCGGTGGTCGTTTACCTGCTTCGGCACGGTTTCGACCGGCAACGGGGCTAG
- the whiA gene encoding DNA-binding protein WhiA yields MSYASEVKKELTAIKVHQKNAQAELMALIRMNGSIAIANRQLILNIQTENPAIARRIYSLLKEFYNVESEIVVRRKMKLKKNNQYIVRLRYSAQRVLDDLGILQNFQIKEQVPLDLLKDEWMVRSYLRGAFLAGGSVNNPETSSYHLEIYSLYEEHNEMIAQMMNQFGLNAQTTARRSGYIVYLKEAEKIANFMSLIGATNSMLQFENVRIVRDMRNSVNRLVNCENANMNKIANASTRQIENIKLIEDTVGLASLPDKLREIAQTRLNHQEVSLKELGQLVPGGPISKSGVNHRLRKLNAYADELRTSKTV; encoded by the coding sequence ATGTCCTACGCGAGTGAAGTTAAAAAGGAACTGACGGCGATTAAAGTCCACCAGAAGAACGCCCAGGCGGAACTGATGGCGTTAATCCGGATGAACGGCAGTATTGCCATTGCCAACCGCCAGTTAATTCTTAATATCCAAACAGAAAATCCGGCGATTGCCCGCCGGATTTATTCGCTGCTGAAAGAATTTTACAATGTGGAAAGTGAAATTGTGGTGCGGCGGAAGATGAAGTTAAAGAAAAACAACCAGTACATTGTTCGCCTGCGCTATTCTGCCCAACGGGTCCTTGATGACCTGGGGATTTTGCAAAACTTCCAGATCAAAGAACAGGTACCGTTAGACCTGCTCAAGGATGAGTGGATGGTTCGCTCCTACTTACGGGGGGCCTTTCTAGCAGGGGGGTCCGTTAATAATCCGGAGACCTCCAGCTACCACCTGGAGATTTACTCCCTGTACGAGGAGCACAACGAAATGATTGCCCAGATGATGAACCAATTTGGCCTCAATGCCCAGACGACGGCCCGGCGCAGTGGTTACATTGTTTACCTCAAGGAAGCCGAAAAAATTGCCAACTTCATGTCATTGATCGGGGCGACTAACTCGATGCTCCAATTTGAAAACGTCCGGATTGTTCGCGATATGCGAAACTCGGTCAACCGGCTGGTGAACTGCGAGAACGCCAACATGAACAAGATAGCCAACGCCTCAACCCGGCAGATCGAAAACATTAAGCTGATTGAGGACACCGTTGGTCTGGCAAGTCTCCCGGATAAGCTGCGTGAAATTGCCCAGACCCGGCTGAACCACCAGGAGGTTAGTCTCAAGGAACTTGGCCAGCTTGTCCCAGGTGGGCCAATTTCTAAGTCGGGCGTCAACCACCGCTTACGGAAACTGAATGCCTACGCCGATGAACTCCGCACGAGCAAAACGGTTTAA
- the eno gene encoding phosphopyruvate hydratase gives MSLITDIYAREVLDSRGNPTVEAEVYTEAGGVGRGIVPSGASTGEHEAVELRDGDKDRFGGKGVLKAVANVNNVIAKEIVGMEVTDQIAIDKAMIKLDGTPNKGKLGANAILAVSLAAARAAADELQVPLYNYLGGFNAHVLPTPMMNVINGGAHSDNKVDFQEFMIMPVGAPTVREAIRWGSETFHALKKELEAAGKVTSVGDEGGFAPDFANNAEPFEYLIKAIKDAGYKPGKDIAIAFDVAASELWDDDAKKYKLRWSTGEEYTTEEWIKYLSDIIEKYPIVSVEDPIDENNWDDWVTLTNELGKKVQLVGDDFFVTNTDYLKKGIKMGAANSILIKLNQIGTLTETVEAIEMAKEAGYTAIVSHRSGETEDTTIADLVVATNAGQIKTGSMSRTDRLAKYNQLMRIEDNLGDVAQYKGIHSFYNLSEQARQDIENR, from the coding sequence ATGTCACTTATTACAGATATTTATGCACGTGAAGTTCTTGATTCACGTGGTAACCCAACTGTTGAAGCGGAAGTTTACACTGAAGCTGGCGGTGTTGGCCGTGGAATCGTTCCATCAGGTGCTTCAACTGGTGAACACGAAGCCGTTGAATTGCGTGACGGCGACAAGGACCGTTTTGGCGGCAAGGGTGTTTTAAAGGCCGTTGCCAACGTTAACAACGTGATTGCCAAGGAAATCGTGGGGATGGAAGTTACTGACCAAATCGCCATCGACAAGGCAATGATCAAGCTAGACGGTACTCCTAACAAGGGTAAGCTTGGTGCCAACGCTATCTTAGCTGTTTCACTGGCTGCTGCCCGGGCTGCTGCTGATGAATTACAAGTACCTCTTTACAACTACCTTGGCGGTTTCAATGCTCACGTATTGCCAACGCCAATGATGAACGTTATCAACGGTGGTGCCCACTCTGATAACAAGGTTGACTTCCAAGAATTCATGATTATGCCAGTTGGTGCGCCAACTGTTCGTGAAGCTATTCGTTGGGGTTCAGAAACTTTCCACGCCTTGAAGAAGGAATTGGAAGCTGCCGGCAAGGTAACCTCTGTTGGTGACGAAGGTGGATTTGCTCCTGACTTTGCAAACAACGCAGAACCATTCGAATACCTGATCAAGGCCATCAAGGATGCCGGTTACAAGCCAGGCAAGGACATTGCCATTGCCTTTGACGTAGCTGCTTCCGAACTGTGGGACGACGACGCTAAGAAGTACAAGCTCCGTTGGTCCACTGGTGAAGAATACACCACTGAAGAATGGATTAAGTACCTTTCTGACATCATTGAAAAGTACCCAATCGTTTCTGTCGAAGACCCAATTGACGAAAACAACTGGGATGACTGGGTAACCCTGACCAACGAACTTGGTAAGAAGGTTCAACTGGTTGGTGACGACTTCTTCGTTACTAACACTGACTACCTGAAGAAGGGAATCAAGATGGGGGCTGCTAACTCCATCCTGATCAAGCTTAACCAAATCGGTACTTTGACTGAAACTGTTGAAGCCATCGAAATGGCTAAGGAAGCAGGTTACACTGCCATCGTTTCCCACCGTTCTGGTGAAACTGAAGACACGACCATCGCTGACCTGGTTGTTGCTACGAACGCCGGACAAATCAAGACTGGTTCCATGAGCCGGACTGACCGTCTTGCTAAGTACAACCAACTGATGCGGATCGAAGACAACCTTGGCGACGTTGCCCAATACAAAGGTATTCACTCATTCTACAACCTGAGTGAACAAGCTCGTCAAGATATCGAAAATCGTTAA
- the gap gene encoding type I glyceraldehyde-3-phosphate dehydrogenase → MTVKIGINGFGRIGRLAFRRIHELNTDDIEVVAINDLTTPSMLAYLLKYDSTHGKFPGEVSSTDKGIVVDGKEYPVYAERDARNIPWVKNDGVDFVLECTGFYTSAEKSQAHLDAGAKRVLISAPAGNIPTVVPGVNLDTLKADDKIVSAGSCTTSCLAPMAYFLNKNFGIKVGTMTTIHAFTSTQAILDGPRGKKMRNNRTASINTIPHSSGAAKAIGLVIPELNGKLSGHAQRVGVVDGSLTELVSILDKKVTVDQINDAMKKATEGNEAFGYTEDPIVSTDIIGSTFGSVFDPSQTEIMEGDDGSQLVKTVAWYDNEYGFTSNMIRTLLHFANL, encoded by the coding sequence ATGACTGTAAAGATTGGTATTAATGGTTTCGGTCGGATTGGTCGTTTGGCTTTCCGTCGGATTCACGAACTGAACACTGATGACATCGAAGTTGTAGCTATCAACGACTTGACTACTCCTTCAATGCTGGCTTACTTACTGAAGTACGACTCAACGCACGGTAAGTTCCCTGGTGAAGTTTCATCAACTGATAAGGGGATCGTTGTTGACGGCAAGGAATACCCAGTATACGCTGAACGTGATGCCCGGAACATTCCTTGGGTAAAGAACGATGGTGTTGACTTTGTCCTTGAATGTACTGGTTTCTACACTTCAGCAGAAAAGTCCCAAGCTCACTTGGATGCTGGTGCAAAGCGTGTTCTGATTTCTGCACCTGCTGGCAACATCCCGACTGTTGTACCAGGTGTTAACTTGGATACCCTGAAGGCTGACGACAAGATCGTTTCCGCTGGTTCTTGCACGACTAGTTGCCTTGCTCCAATGGCATACTTCCTTAACAAGAACTTCGGTATCAAGGTTGGTACTATGACTACCATCCACGCATTTACTTCCACCCAAGCTATCCTGGATGGCCCTCGTGGCAAGAAGATGCGTAACAACCGTACTGCAAGCATCAACACTATTCCTCACTCATCTGGTGCTGCCAAGGCTATCGGCCTGGTTATCCCAGAATTGAACGGTAAGCTTTCTGGTCACGCACAACGGGTTGGTGTTGTTGACGGTTCCTTGACTGAACTTGTTTCCATTCTGGACAAGAAGGTTACTGTTGACCAAATCAACGATGCCATGAAGAAGGCTACTGAAGGTAACGAAGCCTTTGGTTACACTGAAGACCCAATCGTTTCAACTGATATCATTGGTTCTACCTTTGGTTCTGTCTTTGACCCTTCACAAACTGAAATCATGGAAGGCGACGACGGTTCACAATTAGTTAAGACTGTTGCTTGGTACGACAACGAATACGGTTTCACCAGCAACATGATCCGGACTCTGCTTCACTTTGCAAATCTGTAA
- a CDS encoding phosphoglycerate kinase: MAKLTVEDLPLEGQKVLMRVDFNVPIKDGVVGDDNRIVAALPTIKYVIDHGGRAILFSHLGRVKKEEDKPGLSMRPVAERLSNLLNKPVTFVPVTEGKQLEDAIDNMKNGDVLLVQNTRYEDVKDGEYVKRESGNDPELGKYWASLGDVFVNDAFGTAHRKHASNVGIATNKPGKAAAGYLMEKEIKFLGDAVDNPERPFVAILGGAKVSDKIGVIDNLLDKADKIIIGGGMAYTFYAAKGIKVGNSLVEKDKIDVAKQILDKAGDKLVLPIDNVVADKFNNDADTKVVEGDIDDGWMALDIGPKSVEEFENVLKDAKTVVWNGPMGVFEMPNFAKGTLEIGKFLGTLTDATTIVGGGDSTAAVKELGVADKLTHISTGGGASLTYLEGKTLPGIAAISEK, encoded by the coding sequence ATGGCTAAATTAACTGTTGAAGACCTTCCTTTAGAAGGCCAAAAGGTATTGATGCGGGTTGACTTCAACGTTCCGATTAAGGACGGCGTTGTTGGCGACGACAACCGGATCGTGGCAGCACTGCCAACGATTAAGTATGTGATTGATCATGGTGGCCGGGCAATCCTGTTCTCCCACCTGGGTCGGGTAAAGAAGGAAGAAGACAAGCCGGGCCTGTCCATGCGTCCAGTCGCTGAACGGCTTTCTAACTTGCTGAACAAGCCGGTTACCTTTGTTCCCGTAACTGAAGGCAAGCAATTGGAAGACGCCATTGACAACATGAAGAACGGTGATGTTTTGCTCGTTCAAAACACCCGTTACGAAGATGTTAAGGATGGCGAATACGTCAAGCGCGAATCCGGCAACGATCCTGAATTGGGCAAGTACTGGGCTTCACTGGGAGACGTCTTCGTTAACGACGCCTTCGGTACTGCCCACCGGAAGCACGCTTCCAACGTTGGAATCGCTACTAACAAGCCAGGCAAGGCTGCTGCCGGTTACCTGATGGAAAAGGAAATCAAGTTCTTGGGTGACGCCGTGGACAACCCAGAACGGCCATTTGTTGCCATCTTAGGTGGTGCTAAGGTTTCCGACAAGATCGGCGTGATCGACAACCTGCTCGACAAGGCCGACAAGATCATCATCGGTGGTGGGATGGCTTACACCTTCTACGCTGCCAAAGGGATCAAGGTTGGTAACTCCCTAGTTGAAAAGGACAAGATCGACGTCGCTAAGCAAATCCTGGACAAGGCCGGTGACAAGCTGGTTCTGCCAATTGACAACGTTGTCGCTGACAAGTTCAATAACGATGCTGACACTAAGGTCGTTGAAGGCGACATTGACGACGGCTGGATGGCCCTCGACATTGGTCCAAAGTCCGTGGAAGAATTCGAAAACGTTCTGAAGGATGCTAAGACCGTTGTTTGGAACGGCCCAATGGGTGTCTTTGAAATGCCAAACTTCGCCAAGGGAACGCTGGAAATCGGTAAGTTCCTTGGGACTTTGACTGACGCTACGACCATTGTCGGTGGTGGGGACTCTACTGCTGCTGTTAAGGAATTGGGCGTCGCTGACAAGCTGACCCACATTTCCACTGGTGGTGGTGCTTCACTGACCTACCTTGAAGGGAAGACTCTGCCAGGAATTGCTGCAATTTCTGAAAAGTAA
- a CDS encoding ClC family H(+)/Cl(-) exchange transporter, whose product MQKGEFIRQHNQLVQVGRAILIGLLTGLVVSLFRLAIQKLLNLVTTCFQYFHQHPAGLIFWALGSIILALLLGWLTQRHPNIKGSGIPQVEGQLTSQFEEEWWAVLWRKFFGGILAIGSGLYLGREGPSIQLGATIGQGVEESLHAGKLNRQVGIASGAAAGLSAAFNAPIAATIFILEEVYHNFSPVIWLATFVSALCSNMVSLTIFGLHPVLDVPYRYMLPTRYYWHLVVLGLVLGLLGRLYQLVILRLDSWTAKLTWLPPFAYPVVPFLLVIPIAWYLPVTLGGGNRLIGELTSLPFSLSLFAGLFLLRFVFSMVSYSSQLPGGIFLPILTLGAVLGAVYCALMVRCGLLPAQYLPNFIIYAMAGYFACISKAPFTAILLITEMVGSLAHLMPLAIVAMVAYLVVDSLHGEPVYTAMFNNFIGKHHDNHPQEVEMSVTIYAGARLDGKRIMDYDWPANSIVTSVYRGEQRIIPNGQTKLAAGDTLIIQVCQSRTGKVLGQISRAAHYADV is encoded by the coding sequence ATGCAGAAGGGTGAGTTTATCCGTCAACATAACCAGCTAGTCCAGGTCGGACGGGCAATTTTGATCGGCCTGTTGACCGGCCTGGTCGTCAGTTTGTTCCGCCTGGCGATTCAGAAACTATTAAACCTTGTAACAACCTGTTTTCAGTACTTTCACCAGCACCCAGCCGGCTTGATTTTCTGGGCGCTTGGTTCAATTATCCTTGCTCTGCTGTTGGGCTGGTTGACCCAGCGGCACCCTAACATTAAGGGGTCAGGGATTCCCCAGGTTGAGGGGCAGCTCACCAGCCAGTTTGAGGAAGAATGGTGGGCGGTTCTTTGGCGAAAATTCTTTGGTGGAATCCTGGCGATTGGTTCGGGGCTCTACCTGGGTCGCGAAGGACCGTCGATTCAACTCGGGGCCACGATCGGTCAAGGGGTTGAGGAAAGCCTGCACGCGGGCAAACTGAACCGCCAGGTGGGCATTGCCAGCGGAGCGGCTGCCGGGCTCTCCGCCGCCTTTAACGCACCGATTGCAGCCACGATTTTTATCCTAGAGGAGGTCTACCATAACTTTTCGCCGGTCATCTGGCTGGCGACTTTCGTCAGTGCCCTGTGTTCCAACATGGTTTCCCTGACGATTTTCGGTCTCCACCCGGTTCTGGACGTGCCCTACCGGTATATGCTACCGACCCGCTACTACTGGCACTTAGTGGTGCTGGGGCTGGTCCTGGGCTTACTGGGCCGCCTCTACCAGCTGGTGATCCTCCGGCTTGATTCGTGGACGGCGAAGCTCACTTGGCTGCCCCCGTTTGCCTATCCCGTTGTTCCTTTCCTGCTGGTAATCCCGATTGCCTGGTACCTGCCGGTCACGTTAGGTGGCGGGAACCGGCTCATTGGTGAGCTGACCAGTTTGCCCTTCTCGCTCAGCCTCTTTGCGGGCCTCTTCCTCCTCCGCTTTGTCTTTTCAATGGTTAGTTATAGCTCACAGCTGCCCGGGGGAATTTTTCTGCCGATTCTGACCCTCGGAGCCGTCCTGGGGGCGGTATACTGCGCGTTGATGGTGCGTTGCGGCCTTTTGCCCGCCCAGTACCTGCCAAACTTTATTATCTATGCTATGGCCGGCTATTTTGCCTGCATCAGCAAGGCCCCCTTTACCGCCATCCTTTTGATTACCGAAATGGTCGGGTCGCTTGCCCATTTGATGCCCCTGGCAATTGTCGCGATGGTGGCTTACTTGGTAGTGGATAGTCTCCATGGGGAACCAGTCTATACCGCGATGTTCAACAACTTTATTGGTAAACACCATGATAACCACCCCCAGGAAGTCGAAATGTCGGTGACGATTTACGCTGGGGCACGTCTGGACGGCAAGCGGATCATGGACTATGACTGGCCCGCCAATAGTATTGTCACGAGTGTTTACCGGGGCGAGCAACGGATTATTCCAAACGGACAGACCAAACTGGCAGCCGGGGACACTCTGATTATTCAAGTCTGTCAGAGCAGGACAGGCAAGGTCCTCGGCCAGATTTCCCGGGCAGCCCATTATGCGGATGTATAG
- the ptsP gene encoding phosphoenolpyruvate--protein phosphotransferase, whose amino-acid sequence MAKEIRGIAASEGIGIAPAYRLVEPDLHYEKRRIANPMVEYKRFMQAVDASSADLQLLKDRAAGRLTPDDLAIFDAHIAILSDPELLKQVKQQIDQQICAEEAVDTVTTHFARTLAQLSDPYIQERAGDVRDVAKRLLSHLLGKHLPDIGAINQPVIIVAHEVTPSDTSQMDTRFIKGIVTDLGGRTSHAAIMARTLGIPAVVGTDHITRATKDVQQLVVDGLQGTVVVGPSPDQVDHFTVRAQQLAREQKEWRQRVNAPSISKDGQQFEISANIGNPNDVAAAVQQGADGVGLFRSEFLYMGSDHMPTEDEQYQAYRQALIGMQGKPVVVRTLDIGGDKPLPYLPLPREMNPFLGYRAIRISLKHPAIFKAQLRALIRASAHGPLSIMFPMIGTIAELRAAKKIFNECKRELQKDQPGLGNSIKLGMMIEVPLAAINAEQFAKEVDFFSIGTNDLIQYNFAADRGNDEVAYLYQPLNPAFLGLLKQVIDAGHRHDTKVAMCGEMAGDSIALPLLMGMGLDEYSMSSSSILRTRTLMSKLDTNECARLADEAINQCVTAGEVRALVKDRLGEIN is encoded by the coding sequence ATGGCAAAAGAGATTAGAGGGATCGCCGCGAGTGAAGGGATTGGCATTGCCCCGGCTTACCGACTGGTGGAGCCAGACCTGCATTACGAGAAGCGGCGGATTGCAAACCCGATGGTCGAGTACAAACGTTTCATGCAGGCCGTCGACGCGTCAAGCGCTGACTTGCAGCTGTTAAAAGACCGGGCAGCCGGTCGGTTGACGCCGGACGACTTAGCGATTTTTGACGCCCACATTGCCATCCTTTCTGATCCGGAGCTGTTAAAGCAGGTTAAGCAGCAGATCGACCAGCAAATCTGTGCTGAGGAGGCAGTTGATACCGTAACGACCCACTTTGCCCGCACCCTAGCCCAACTATCCGACCCCTACATTCAGGAACGGGCGGGGGATGTCCGGGACGTTGCCAAGCGCCTGCTCAGCCACCTCCTGGGAAAGCACCTGCCGGATATTGGGGCCATTAACCAGCCAGTCATTATCGTGGCGCACGAAGTTACCCCCTCTGACACCTCACAGATGGATACCCGGTTTATAAAGGGCATCGTGACCGACCTGGGAGGCCGGACTAGCCATGCCGCAATTATGGCCCGCACACTGGGAATTCCAGCGGTGGTCGGAACTGACCACATTACGCGGGCTACGAAGGATGTGCAGCAGCTCGTTGTCGATGGCCTGCAGGGAACGGTGGTGGTAGGACCATCCCCGGACCAGGTCGACCACTTTACTGTCAGGGCGCAGCAACTGGCGCGGGAACAAAAAGAATGGCGCCAGCGGGTCAACGCGCCGTCAATTTCCAAGGACGGGCAACAGTTTGAAATTTCCGCCAATATTGGCAACCCGAATGACGTCGCCGCGGCAGTTCAACAGGGGGCTGATGGCGTGGGACTCTTTCGGTCCGAATTTCTCTACATGGGCAGTGACCATATGCCGACGGAGGATGAGCAGTATCAGGCTTACCGTCAGGCCCTAATTGGGATGCAGGGGAAGCCGGTGGTCGTCCGGACGCTGGACATCGGTGGAGACAAGCCCTTGCCTTACCTGCCGCTTCCCCGTGAAATGAACCCTTTCCTGGGCTACCGGGCAATCCGGATCAGTCTCAAGCATCCGGCCATCTTTAAGGCCCAACTGCGGGCGCTGATTCGGGCGTCGGCCCATGGTCCGTTGTCAATTATGTTTCCGATGATTGGAACCATCGCTGAGCTGCGGGCGGCGAAGAAAATTTTTAACGAGTGCAAGCGTGAGTTACAAAAGGATCAGCCCGGCCTGGGAAACAGTATCAAGCTCGGGATGATGATTGAGGTCCCGCTGGCGGCGATTAATGCCGAGCAGTTTGCGAAGGAAGTCGACTTCTTTAGCATCGGGACCAACGACCTGATCCAGTACAACTTCGCGGCCGACCGGGGCAATGATGAGGTGGCGTACCTCTACCAGCCGCTAAATCCTGCCTTCCTTGGCTTGCTCAAACAAGTCATCGACGCCGGACACCGTCATGATACCAAGGTTGCCATGTGTGGCGAGATGGCGGGAGATAGTATCGCCTTGCCACTGCTGATGGGGATGGGGCTCGACGAGTATTCAATGTCTTCATCATCGATCCTGCGGACCCGGACCTTAATGAGCAAACTTGATACGAACGAGTGCGCCCGGCTAGCAGATGAGGCCATCAACCAGTGTGTGACCGCCGGGGAAGTCCGGGCCCTGGTTAAGGACCGCCTGGGCGAAATCAACTAG
- the clpP gene encoding ATP-dependent Clp endopeptidase proteolytic subunit ClpP → MNLVPTVIEQSSRGERAYDIYSRLLKDRIIMLSGPIEDEMANSIVAQLLFLDAQDSTKDIYLYINSPGGVVTSGMAIYDTMNFIKSDVQTIVIGMAASMASVLVSSGTKGKRFGLPHSQVLIHQPSGGAQGQQTEIEIAATEILKTRKMINEILAKNSGQPIEKINRDTERDHYLTAQEAVDYGLLDGIMENNSSLK, encoded by the coding sequence ATGAACTTAGTTCCTACTGTCATTGAGCAGTCATCACGCGGTGAACGTGCTTATGATATTTACTCACGGCTTCTGAAGGACCGGATTATCATGTTATCTGGTCCAATCGAAGACGAAATGGCAAACTCAATCGTTGCGCAGCTCCTCTTCTTGGACGCGCAGGATTCAACTAAAGATATCTACCTTTACATCAATTCTCCTGGTGGTGTTGTTACCTCCGGGATGGCAATCTACGACACGATGAACTTCATCAAGTCCGACGTGCAGACGATTGTTATCGGGATGGCCGCTTCCATGGCGAGTGTCTTAGTTTCATCCGGGACCAAGGGTAAGCGGTTTGGCTTACCACACTCCCAAGTGCTGATTCACCAACCATCTGGCGGTGCGCAGGGTCAACAAACTGAAATCGAAATTGCTGCTACTGAAATTCTGAAGACCCGGAAGATGATTAACGAAATTCTGGCTAAGAATTCCGGTCAGCCAATTGAAAAGATTAACCGTGATACCGAACGGGACCACTACTTAACTGCTCAAGAAGCGGTTGACTATGGTCTGCTGGATGGCATCATGGAAAACAACTCGAGCTTAAAGTAA
- the tpiA gene encoding triose-phosphate isomerase: MRIPIIAGNWKMHKTVAEAVAFVNQVKDQLPPADQLQTALAAPTLSLVPMVQAAAGSPLKVMAENCYYQDEGAYTGETSPYALYQAGIHHVILGHSERRNYFHEDDELINKKVKAALRNGLCPIVCCDDTMARRIAADDKIHWAVNRILADLKGLSEADICNVTVAYEPSWAIGSGQSADSDQAEEGCYLIRQTINDMYGEDVANNVRILYGGSVTPANARAMMAKSDIDGVLVGTDSLDPRTFLEIVNH, from the coding sequence ATGCGTATTCCGATTATTGCTGGCAACTGGAAGATGCACAAGACGGTAGCGGAAGCGGTGGCTTTTGTTAACCAGGTCAAGGATCAGCTACCACCGGCTGACCAGCTGCAAACAGCACTGGCGGCGCCCACCCTTTCCCTGGTTCCAATGGTTCAGGCAGCCGCCGGGTCCCCGCTGAAAGTAATGGCGGAAAACTGCTATTACCAAGACGAGGGGGCTTATACTGGCGAGACGAGTCCCTATGCTCTCTACCAGGCGGGAATTCACCACGTGATTTTAGGCCACTCGGAGCGGCGGAACTACTTCCACGAAGACGACGAATTGATTAATAAAAAGGTAAAGGCGGCCCTCCGCAATGGCCTGTGTCCAATCGTCTGCTGTGATGATACGATGGCTCGGCGAATTGCGGCTGATGATAAAATTCACTGGGCGGTCAACCGGATTTTAGCTGACCTGAAGGGGCTGAGCGAGGCGGATATCTGTAATGTCACCGTAGCTTACGAGCCTTCCTGGGCGATTGGCAGTGGTCAAAGCGCGGATTCCGATCAAGCCGAGGAGGGGTGCTACCTAATTCGTCAGACTATCAATGATATGTACGGGGAGGACGTTGCTAATAATGTTCGGATCCTCTATGGCGGCAGTGTGACGCCGGCCAACGCCAGGGCAATGATGGCAAAAAGCGATATTGATGGCGTTCTGGTAGGCACTGACAGCCTCGATCCCCGGACTTTTTTAGAAATAGTTAACCATTAA